One Microbacterium trichothecenolyticum DNA window includes the following coding sequences:
- a CDS encoding glycoside hydrolase family 15 protein, protein MLIEPPSPSRPLRDYAAIGDGRTVALIGLDGSVDWLPLPNIHSRPVFARLVDESAGGCIQLAPVGAYEVTRRYIPRTNVLETTFTTETGVATLTDAMVTGIAGRLPWAELARRVDGVKGEVEFAWCVQPGTMLRSAAPWTERIDGFSVMRVGHVSLAVVGHEHGIHGDPDAGDESIDGSFTTSKGSRHLLVLAATEGEPLRIPNAQNVDRGIDRTIGGWQMWSDEFSYEGPWAEDVQRSALALKLLLFSPTGAIAAAATTSLPENPRGGKNWDYRYAWVRDLAYTAHAWVGFGLREETHAAISWLLRTIRKNGPEVQVMYTLDGDAEIGLEKHEVPGWNGNQPVVTGNPAQGQLQLGVYGDLIALCRTYVEAGNRLDTQTGRLLADVADRTCDLWRRADSGMWELPELRHYTSSKMGCWKALDDAQWLAEGGHIPDNGDRWRAERDRIHTWVEEHCWSEKLEAYTIHPDSEDLDASVLLHAPTGFDRGERMSKTLDAITERLGTENHLVYRYTGMDQEEHTFVACAFWRATALACVGRHAEAIEAMDALVALGNDVGMYAEMIAEDDDAFWGNLPQALSHLALINAALVIRDVVDDDELGDR, encoded by the coding sequence GTGCTCATCGAACCCCCGTCGCCGTCTCGGCCGCTCCGCGACTACGCCGCGATCGGTGACGGGCGCACGGTGGCTCTCATCGGGTTGGACGGGTCGGTCGACTGGCTGCCGCTGCCCAACATCCACTCGCGTCCCGTGTTCGCGCGCCTGGTCGACGAGTCGGCGGGCGGCTGCATCCAACTCGCCCCCGTGGGCGCGTACGAGGTCACCCGCCGCTACATCCCGCGCACGAACGTGCTCGAGACCACGTTCACGACGGAGACCGGCGTTGCGACCCTGACCGACGCGATGGTCACGGGGATCGCGGGCCGCCTGCCCTGGGCCGAGCTCGCCCGCCGCGTGGATGGCGTGAAGGGCGAGGTCGAGTTCGCCTGGTGCGTGCAGCCCGGCACGATGCTGCGCTCGGCCGCACCCTGGACCGAGCGCATCGACGGGTTCTCGGTCATGCGCGTCGGACACGTCTCGCTCGCCGTGGTCGGCCACGAACACGGCATCCACGGAGACCCGGATGCCGGGGACGAAAGCATCGACGGCAGCTTCACCACGTCTAAGGGCTCACGGCACCTGCTCGTCCTCGCCGCCACCGAGGGCGAGCCGCTGCGCATCCCGAACGCGCAGAACGTCGACCGGGGGATCGATCGAACCATCGGCGGATGGCAGATGTGGTCGGACGAGTTCTCCTACGAGGGTCCGTGGGCCGAGGACGTACAGCGCAGCGCGCTCGCGCTGAAACTGCTGCTGTTCAGCCCGACGGGGGCGATCGCGGCCGCGGCGACGACGTCGTTGCCCGAGAATCCCCGCGGCGGAAAGAACTGGGACTACCGGTACGCCTGGGTGCGCGATCTCGCCTACACCGCGCACGCCTGGGTGGGTTTCGGACTGCGCGAGGAGACGCACGCGGCGATCTCGTGGCTGCTGCGGACCATCCGCAAGAACGGGCCCGAGGTGCAGGTCATGTACACCCTCGACGGCGACGCCGAGATCGGTCTCGAAAAGCATGAGGTGCCGGGGTGGAACGGCAACCAGCCCGTCGTCACCGGCAACCCCGCCCAGGGGCAGTTGCAGCTCGGCGTCTACGGCGACCTCATCGCGCTGTGCCGCACCTACGTCGAGGCCGGCAACCGCCTCGACACGCAGACCGGGCGGCTCTTGGCCGATGTCGCCGACCGCACGTGCGACCTCTGGCGCCGCGCGGACTCGGGCATGTGGGAGCTCCCCGAGCTCCGTCACTACACCTCGTCGAAGATGGGCTGCTGGAAGGCCCTCGACGACGCGCAGTGGCTCGCCGAGGGCGGGCACATCCCCGACAACGGCGACCGCTGGCGCGCCGAGCGCGATCGCATCCACACCTGGGTCGAGGAGCACTGCTGGTCGGAGAAGCTCGAGGCCTACACGATCCACCCCGACAGCGAGGATCTCGACGCGTCGGTGCTGCTGCACGCCCCCACGGGATTCGACCGCGGTGAGCGCATGTCCAAGACCCTGGATGCCATCACCGAACGCCTCGGCACCGAGAACCACCTCGTGTACCGCTACACCGGTATGGACCAGGAGGAGCACACCTTCGTCGCGTGCGCCTTCTGGCGGGCGACGGCGCTCGCGTGCGTCGGACGCCACGCCGAGGCGATCGAGGCGATGGACGCCCTCGTCGCCCTGGGCAACGACGTGGGCATGTACGCCGAGATGATCGCCGAAGACGACGACGCGTTCTGGGGCAACCTCCCGCAGGCGCTCAGCCACCTGGCTCTCATCAACGCCGCCCTCGTCATCCGCGACGTCGTGGATGACGACGAGCTCGGCGATCGCTGA
- a CDS encoding SDR family oxidoreductase, translating to MSTQYTFTDPAKLYADIDPKSQDQKEPGLDAELTPKAALGEDTYVGSGRLEGRKALITGADSGIGAATAIAFAREGASVAMSYLPEEKVDADRIAGILRDAGATVVQIPGDLREREYATTLVKEAVEGLGGLDIVVNNGGKQIFNEDVTTLTDEQFDDTFKTNVYAMFWICKEAVPHLQPGSTIINTTSIQAYSPAPILVDYASTKATINTFTKALGQQLAPKGIRVNAVAPGPIWTPLQVTDGQPDEKVDEFGEETPLGRMGQPAELAPAYVYLASAESSYVIGETLNVNGGMPTP from the coding sequence ATGAGCACGCAGTACACCTTCACCGATCCGGCGAAGCTCTACGCCGACATCGACCCGAAGTCGCAGGACCAGAAAGAGCCCGGCCTCGACGCCGAGCTGACGCCGAAGGCCGCCCTCGGCGAAGACACCTACGTCGGCAGCGGACGCCTCGAGGGGCGCAAGGCCCTCATCACCGGCGCCGACTCGGGTATCGGCGCAGCGACCGCCATCGCGTTCGCCCGCGAGGGCGCCTCGGTCGCGATGTCGTACCTGCCGGAGGAGAAGGTGGATGCCGACCGCATCGCCGGGATCCTCCGCGACGCGGGGGCGACCGTCGTGCAGATCCCCGGCGACCTGCGCGAGCGCGAGTACGCCACGACCCTGGTCAAAGAAGCGGTGGAGGGGCTCGGCGGCCTCGACATCGTGGTGAACAACGGCGGCAAGCAGATCTTCAATGAAGACGTCACGACGCTGACCGACGAGCAGTTCGACGACACCTTCAAGACCAACGTCTACGCCATGTTCTGGATCTGCAAAGAGGCGGTGCCGCACCTGCAGCCCGGCTCGACCATCATCAACACCACATCGATCCAGGCGTACTCCCCGGCGCCGATCCTGGTCGACTACGCCTCGACGAAGGCGACCATCAACACCTTCACCAAGGCGCTCGGTCAACAGCTCGCGCCCAAGGGCATTCGCGTGAACGCGGTCGCGCCCGGCCCGATCTGGACGCCGCTGCAGGTCACCGACGGCCAGCCCGACGAGAAGGTCGACGAGTTCGGTGAGGAGACGCCTCTGGGACGCATGGGCCAGCCGGCCGAGCTCGCCCCGGCGTACGTGTACCTCGCCTCGGCGGAGTCGAGCTACGTCATCGGCGAGACGCTGAACGTCAACGGCGGAATGCCCACGCCGTAA
- a CDS encoding GNAT family N-acetyltransferase, translating to MTHSPTVRPIHPDDAGEVLTIQRAAFVSEALIYGDPDMPPLTQTLEELAAELVDNLGCVAVVGHRVVGAVRARRDGDLLLIGRLAIAPDQQGEGLGTLLLGAVEERGREAGATEAELFTGGLSEANQRLYEREGYRRTETTADGEIFYRKALA from the coding sequence ATGACGCATTCACCCACCGTCCGCCCGATCCACCCCGACGACGCCGGCGAGGTGCTGACGATCCAACGCGCGGCGTTCGTGAGCGAGGCACTCATCTACGGCGATCCCGACATGCCGCCGTTGACGCAGACACTGGAGGAGCTCGCGGCCGAACTCGTCGACAACCTCGGCTGCGTGGCTGTGGTGGGCCACCGCGTCGTGGGGGCGGTGCGGGCGCGGCGTGACGGCGACCTGCTGCTCATCGGGCGACTCGCCATCGCCCCGGATCAGCAGGGCGAGGGGCTCGGAACCCTGCTGCTGGGCGCTGTGGAGGAGCGGGGTCGCGAGGCCGGCGCGACCGAGGCGGAGCTGTTCACCGGCGGTCTGAGCGAGGCCAACCAGCGCCTGTACGAACGCGAGGGCTACCGCCGTACCGAGACCACGGCCGACGGCGAGATCTTCTACCGCAAGGCGCTCGCCTGA
- a CDS encoding helix-turn-helix domain-containing protein encodes MNDFFDSRVRTDDVDDTQAWLQAQYGQVDVLADRASIAEHAVGDTAFALRHLIWECRAEIVYEADRFFFATSTTGYSWSIGATSGDYSVEPGIVEPGHELIGRPDRADVQLLAFDASWLTETARTIYGDDDLIVRFEGMGPVSRHMRDYWLATLRWSLTQTPLLAEPLVRAHVRRALASATLEAFPLVGDPRERRASAIEQAAIYRAATSWIDDHASLPVTVDDAAHAVGASTRGLRRAFLANGHLASSPEDYLSAARLSAAHADLLDADAEGISVDEVAVRWGFVDPEAFASAYLHAYRVSPQRTLER; translated from the coding sequence ATGAACGACTTCTTCGACTCGCGCGTCCGCACCGACGATGTGGACGACACGCAAGCCTGGCTGCAAGCGCAGTACGGGCAGGTCGACGTGCTCGCCGATCGCGCCTCGATCGCGGAGCACGCGGTCGGTGACACGGCCTTCGCACTGCGGCACCTGATATGGGAGTGCCGGGCGGAGATCGTCTACGAGGCGGATCGATTCTTCTTCGCTACCTCGACGACCGGATACTCCTGGAGCATCGGGGCGACATCGGGCGACTACAGCGTGGAGCCCGGGATCGTGGAGCCCGGCCACGAACTGATCGGCCGGCCGGATCGCGCTGACGTGCAGTTGCTGGCGTTCGACGCATCGTGGCTGACCGAGACCGCGCGCACCATCTACGGCGACGACGATCTCATCGTCCGCTTCGAGGGGATGGGACCGGTCTCGCGCCACATGCGCGACTACTGGCTCGCGACCCTGCGTTGGTCGCTCACCCAGACGCCCCTTCTCGCGGAGCCGCTCGTACGGGCCCATGTGCGGCGTGCTCTCGCTTCGGCCACCCTCGAGGCGTTCCCGCTGGTCGGCGACCCGCGGGAACGACGCGCGTCGGCGATCGAGCAGGCCGCCATCTACCGCGCCGCGACCTCGTGGATCGACGATCACGCGTCGCTCCCGGTGACCGTCGACGATGCGGCGCACGCCGTCGGAGCCTCGACGCGGGGACTGCGGCGGGCTTTCCTCGCCAACGGTCACCTCGCCTCCTCTCCGGAGGACTACCTCTCCGCGGCACGTCTCAGCGCCGCGCACGCCGATCTCCTCGACGCCGATGCGGAAGGCATCTCGGTCGACGAGGTGGCCGTGCGATGGGGCTTCGTCGATCCCGAAGCGTTCGCCTCGGCGTATCTGCACGCCTATCGTGTCTCGCCGCAGCGGACGCTGGAGCGTTGA
- a CDS encoding epimerase, whose amino-acid sequence MTRPRVVIAGASGFVGGALVAAFDDDGYDVVTVGRTGTATWADPAAVVRLVDGADVLINLAGKIVSCRYTDANRDEILRSRIDTTRALHAAVEKAVTPPRVWMNASTATIYRHETERGNDEIDGIIGEGFSVDVATSWERAFFAGELPSTRRVALRMAIVLGDGPATRMLFALARLGAGGPQIDSWWFPHRRYRGIGARPTGAPWSDWHRTSGRQRFSWIHIDDVVASVRFLRDRDDVSGPVNLSAPGVSDNRSLMHELRRIVRAPFGLPSFRWMLDPAMALLRNEPELVLKSRWAVPRVLTTSGFVFAYPELGPALADVAGAHPPRARDLFAG is encoded by the coding sequence GTGACCCGACCCCGCGTCGTCATCGCCGGAGCGAGCGGTTTCGTCGGAGGGGCTCTGGTCGCCGCGTTCGACGACGACGGCTACGACGTCGTCACCGTCGGCCGCACGGGTACCGCGACCTGGGCCGATCCCGCCGCCGTGGTGCGGCTCGTCGACGGCGCCGATGTGCTGATCAACCTGGCCGGCAAGATCGTGTCGTGCCGGTACACCGATGCCAACCGCGACGAGATCCTGCGTTCCCGCATCGACACGACCCGCGCTCTGCACGCGGCGGTCGAGAAGGCCGTGACTCCCCCACGCGTCTGGATGAACGCCTCGACGGCGACGATCTACCGACACGAGACCGAGCGAGGCAACGACGAGATCGACGGGATCATCGGCGAGGGATTCTCGGTCGACGTCGCCACCAGCTGGGAGCGGGCGTTCTTCGCGGGTGAGCTGCCGTCGACGCGTCGCGTGGCGCTGCGCATGGCGATCGTGCTGGGCGATGGTCCCGCCACCCGCATGCTGTTCGCGCTCGCCCGCCTGGGTGCGGGCGGCCCGCAGATCGACAGCTGGTGGTTCCCGCACCGTCGCTACCGCGGTATCGGCGCCCGCCCCACGGGTGCGCCGTGGTCGGACTGGCACCGTACCTCGGGCCGCCAGCGTTTCAGCTGGATCCACATCGACGACGTCGTGGCATCCGTGCGGTTCCTGCGCGACCGCGACGACGTCTCCGGACCGGTCAACCTTTCGGCGCCGGGCGTGAGCGACAACCGCAGCCTCATGCACGAGCTCCGCCGGATCGTGCGCGCGCCGTTCGGCCTGCCGTCGTTTCGGTGGATGCTCGACCCGGCGATGGCACTGCTGCGCAACGAGCCCGAGCTCGTGCTGAAGAGCCGTTGGGCCGTCCCCCGGGTGCTGACGACGTCGGGCTTCGTCTTCGCGTATCCCGAGCTCGGGCCGGCCCTCGCCGATGTGGCCGGGGCGCACCCGCCACGCGCGCGCGATCTCTTCGCGGGCTGA
- a CDS encoding PepSY-associated TM helix domain-containing protein, which yields MSHISAGPVPAPTPDRSPSAPTNPPGTATRKGWFTALLRRLHFFAGLFVGPFILVAAVSGALYAISPSLEKVLYPHELTATSTLASLPLAPQIAAAEAYVRDGATPVAVRPAPEAGATTRVMFADPSLPQSTTRAVFVDPATAAIRGDLPAYGTSGALPLRHWISDLHRSLHLGDVGRWYSELAASWLGIVALAGLGLWIGRFVASRRGRRDLLRPNRSHRGYRRLSSWHSAVGIWVVVGAVFLSATGITWSTFAGAHVADLRSAIGEGTPSLTTSLDGAPAAAGGHAGHGGAASGESAADADPATFDAVLAVARGVNADSGAVEIRPPAAAGKAWVVQEIHRSFPTQVDAVAIDGSTMQVTDRVDFADYPVLAKLSRWGIDLHSGTLFGLANQLVLLALALGIAALVVLGYAMWWTRRPTRGLAAAPARGALRGAPWWGVAAVLAVAVGIGLFLPLVGYTLAAFVVVDVLVGWRARRARLRQSEN from the coding sequence ATGTCACACATTTCCGCCGGTCCCGTTCCGGCTCCAACCCCCGACCGATCCCCGTCCGCCCCGACGAATCCGCCCGGCACCGCCACGCGCAAGGGCTGGTTCACGGCCCTCCTGCGACGCCTTCACTTCTTCGCCGGGCTCTTCGTCGGTCCCTTCATCCTCGTCGCGGCGGTCAGTGGCGCCCTGTACGCCATCAGCCCGTCGCTCGAAAAGGTCTTGTACCCGCACGAGTTGACCGCGACGTCGACGCTGGCCAGCCTGCCGCTGGCTCCGCAGATCGCCGCGGCCGAGGCGTATGTCCGAGACGGGGCGACACCCGTGGCCGTGCGGCCCGCCCCCGAGGCGGGGGCGACGACGCGCGTGATGTTCGCTGACCCGTCGCTGCCGCAGAGCACCACGCGCGCCGTGTTCGTCGACCCCGCCACGGCCGCGATCCGCGGCGATCTGCCCGCCTACGGCACGAGCGGAGCTCTGCCGCTTCGGCACTGGATCAGCGACCTGCATCGCTCGCTGCACCTCGGCGACGTCGGACGGTGGTATAGCGAGCTCGCGGCATCCTGGCTCGGCATCGTCGCTCTCGCGGGGCTCGGGCTGTGGATCGGCCGTTTCGTCGCCAGCCGTCGCGGCCGCCGCGACCTGCTGCGGCCGAATCGCAGCCACCGGGGCTACCGGCGGCTGTCGAGCTGGCACTCCGCCGTGGGCATCTGGGTCGTCGTCGGGGCGGTCTTCCTCTCGGCGACAGGGATCACGTGGTCGACGTTCGCCGGTGCGCACGTCGCCGATCTGCGTTCGGCGATCGGCGAGGGCACCCCGTCGCTGACCACCTCTCTCGACGGCGCGCCCGCGGCGGCAGGCGGCCATGCCGGGCATGGGGGTGCCGCGTCGGGCGAGTCTGCGGCGGACGCCGACCCGGCCACCTTCGACGCGGTGCTGGCGGTCGCCCGGGGCGTCAACGCCGACAGCGGCGCCGTCGAGATCCGTCCTCCGGCCGCGGCAGGAAAGGCCTGGGTGGTGCAGGAGATCCACCGCAGTTTCCCGACCCAGGTGGATGCCGTGGCGATCGACGGATCGACGATGCAGGTGACCGACCGGGTCGATTTCGCCGACTACCCGGTGCTCGCGAAGCTCTCGCGCTGGGGTATTGATCTGCACTCGGGAACGCTGTTCGGGCTCGCGAACCAGCTCGTGCTCCTGGCGCTCGCCCTGGGCATCGCCGCACTGGTCGTGCTCGGGTACGCGATGTGGTGGACGCGCCGACCCACGCGGGGCCTTGCGGCGGCCCCCGCGCGCGGTGCGCTGCGGGGCGCGCCCTGGTGGGGCGTCGCCGCTGTGCTGGCCGTCGCGGTCGGCATCGGCCTGTTCCTCCCGCTCGTCGGTTACACGCTCGCCGCGTTCGTGGTCGTCGACGTGCTCGTGGGGTGGCGCGCGCGGCGCGCACGACTCCGGCAGAGCGAGAACTGA
- a CDS encoding aldo/keto reductase: MQQRPLSRTGREVSAIGLGTWQLGPDWGGVSENDALAVLAASVDAGVTLFDTADVYGDGRSEEIIGRFLKGTDATGITVATKMGRRAEQVSENYTIENFRGWLDRSRRLLGTDTLDLVQLHCPPSAVIDDDATWEALDQLVAEGVIAAYGASVETMDQALSALRRPHLTNLQIIFNPFRLKPLDEVLPLAAEKNVAVLARVPLASGLLSGKYTRDTTFDKDDHRTYNRNGEAFDKGETFSGVPFDQGVAAADELKASLPEGVTLPAATLAWIASRDGVTSVIPGARSVQQAEANAAAFDLVDRGFDVEAFDALVRDVYDRRLRAQIHPQW, translated from the coding sequence ATGCAGCAGCGTCCCCTCTCCCGCACCGGCCGCGAGGTCTCGGCGATCGGCCTCGGCACGTGGCAGCTCGGCCCCGACTGGGGCGGTGTCAGCGAGAACGACGCGCTCGCCGTGCTGGCGGCCTCGGTCGACGCCGGCGTCACGCTCTTCGACACCGCCGACGTCTACGGCGACGGTCGGTCGGAAGAGATCATCGGAAGGTTCCTGAAGGGCACGGATGCCACGGGCATCACCGTGGCGACCAAGATGGGCCGTCGCGCAGAGCAGGTGTCCGAGAACTACACGATCGAGAACTTCCGCGGCTGGCTCGACCGCTCGCGACGCCTCCTGGGCACCGACACCCTCGATCTCGTGCAGCTGCACTGTCCGCCCTCGGCCGTCATCGATGACGACGCGACGTGGGAGGCTCTCGACCAGCTGGTCGCCGAGGGAGTGATCGCGGCCTATGGCGCCTCGGTCGAGACCATGGACCAGGCTCTGTCGGCCCTTCGTCGCCCCCACCTGACCAACCTGCAGATCATCTTCAACCCGTTCCGGCTCAAGCCCCTCGACGAGGTGTTGCCGCTCGCGGCCGAGAAGAACGTCGCGGTGCTCGCGCGTGTGCCCTTGGCCAGTGGTCTGCTGTCGGGAAAGTACACGCGCGACACGACGTTCGACAAAGACGACCACCGTACCTACAACCGCAACGGCGAAGCCTTCGACAAGGGCGAGACGTTCTCGGGTGTGCCGTTCGACCAGGGCGTGGCCGCGGCCGACGAGCTGAAGGCGTCGCTTCCCGAGGGCGTGACCCTGCCCGCGGCGACGCTGGCGTGGATCGCGTCGCGCGACGGCGTGACCTCGGTCATCCCCGGCGCCCGGTCGGTGCAGCAGGCCGAGGCGAACGCGGCTGCGTTCGACCTCGTCGACCGCGGTTTCGACGTCGAGGCCTTCGACGCGCTGGTGCGCGACGTATACGACCGGCGCCTGCGGGCCCAGATCCACCCGCAGTGGTGA
- a CDS encoding SRPBCC family protein has protein sequence MAQVIETIDVDVPVRVAYNQWTQFEEFPHFMSFVESITQKSGTLTHWKVKIAGAEREFDAEITEQHPDERVAWNSIGGDENHAGVVTFHRLSDDETRVTVQIDWEPTGVLEKLGAVFGADDHSVKKDLENFKEYIESRGAESGAWRGDVS, from the coding sequence ATGGCACAGGTCATCGAAACCATCGACGTCGACGTTCCCGTCCGCGTCGCGTACAACCAGTGGACGCAGTTCGAGGAATTCCCCCACTTCATGAGCTTCGTGGAGTCGATCACGCAGAAGAGCGGCACGCTCACGCACTGGAAGGTCAAGATCGCCGGTGCCGAGCGCGAATTCGACGCCGAGATCACCGAGCAGCACCCCGACGAGCGCGTCGCGTGGAACAGCATCGGCGGCGACGAGAACCACGCCGGTGTCGTGACGTTCCACCGCTTGTCCGACGACGAGACGCGCGTCACCGTGCAGATCGACTGGGAGCCGACGGGCGTCCTCGAGAAGCTGGGTGCGGTCTTCGGCGCCGACGACCATTCGGTCAAGAAGGACCTCGAAAACTTCAAGGAGTACATCGAGTCGCGCGGTGCCGAGTCCGGCGCCTGGCGCGGCGACGTCAGCTGA
- a CDS encoding NAD(P)/FAD-dependent oxidoreductase, whose protein sequence is MNDSSGTAVSADSPRIVVIGGGNAGLSVAGRLHRARAGEITVIEPRTLHVFAPLQSHIAGGAARASEAARPQAGVIPPGVRWLCDEVFAVDAETHRVHLVSGGRVDYDQLVVCAGIRMAWEQVPGLTEAMSTPAGVSNYDYDLAAKASPVLRDLRAGTVVFTQPPEPASCGAAAQKPMYLACDWWRAIGVRDDIRVVFVCPDPVPFGIPAIDSELRRKLDEYGIEVRYSRELRSVDAENQTIVIGHGDAHETLSYDVLHAVPPQRAPEWIADSGLAASDDPQGFVDVDPETFQHVRHPEIWAVGDAAAVATRRSGGAIRQQAKALVKNMAAVRAGRLPSARYDGYSVVPFTVSRGTVVFAEFDRRGHLQPTVPFWRSLYRERRLSWIADRRVLPWVYWHLILRGRA, encoded by the coding sequence ATGAACGACTCGAGCGGCACCGCCGTGTCCGCTGACAGCCCGCGCATCGTCGTCATCGGCGGCGGCAACGCGGGTCTCTCGGTGGCCGGGCGCCTGCACCGCGCCCGCGCGGGCGAGATCACCGTGATCGAACCACGGACACTGCACGTGTTCGCACCCCTCCAATCGCACATCGCGGGCGGGGCGGCTCGCGCGTCCGAGGCGGCGCGCCCCCAAGCCGGCGTCATCCCTCCCGGCGTGCGGTGGCTGTGTGACGAGGTCTTCGCGGTGGATGCCGAGACCCACCGCGTGCACCTCGTATCAGGCGGTCGTGTGGACTACGACCAGCTCGTCGTCTGCGCCGGCATACGCATGGCCTGGGAGCAGGTGCCGGGACTCACCGAGGCGATGTCCACTCCTGCGGGGGTGTCGAACTACGACTACGACCTCGCCGCCAAGGCATCGCCGGTGCTGCGCGACCTGCGCGCGGGCACGGTCGTGTTCACGCAGCCACCCGAGCCCGCCTCGTGCGGCGCGGCGGCGCAGAAGCCGATGTACCTCGCGTGCGATTGGTGGCGCGCGATCGGCGTGCGCGACGACATCCGCGTCGTCTTCGTCTGCCCCGACCCCGTGCCCTTCGGCATCCCCGCCATCGACAGCGAGCTGCGCCGCAAACTCGACGAATACGGGATCGAGGTGCGCTACAGCCGCGAGCTGCGCTCGGTGGATGCCGAGAACCAGACGATCGTCATCGGTCACGGCGACGCGCACGAGACGCTGTCGTACGACGTGTTGCACGCGGTGCCGCCCCAGCGGGCGCCCGAGTGGATCGCGGACAGCGGGCTCGCAGCATCCGATGACCCGCAGGGCTTCGTCGACGTCGATCCCGAGACCTTCCAGCACGTGCGGCACCCCGAGATCTGGGCGGTGGGCGATGCGGCGGCCGTCGCCACGCGCCGCTCGGGCGGGGCGATCCGGCAGCAGGCGAAGGCCCTGGTGAAGAACATGGCCGCGGTGCGTGCCGGCCGCCTGCCGTCCGCCCGGTACGACGGGTACAGCGTCGTACCGTTCACGGTGTCGCGCGGCACGGTGGTGTTCGCCGAGTTCGATCGGCGGGGCCACTTGCAGCCGACGGTCCCGTTCTGGCGGTCGCTGTATCGCGAGCGGCGACTGTCGTGGATCGCCGACCGGCGCGTCCTGCCCTGGGTGTACTGGCACCTGATCCTGCGCGGTCGCGCCTGA
- a CDS encoding DUF7882 family protein, with protein MGKFIYESSVRTDFEDRLLAHLQVVVGNKLRRGEPFYFAWKDDISTGGGRTSVWVHPRANIVFKYNGGRPPALNRAWLEALMSTANSPSGLYVVPEPADEVVPPESFA; from the coding sequence GTGGGCAAGTTCATTTACGAGAGCAGCGTGCGCACGGATTTCGAAGACCGCTTGCTCGCGCACCTGCAGGTCGTCGTCGGCAACAAGCTGCGGCGCGGCGAACCCTTCTACTTCGCGTGGAAGGACGACATCAGCACCGGCGGCGGACGTACCTCGGTGTGGGTGCATCCCCGCGCGAACATCGTGTTCAAGTACAACGGCGGGCGTCCTCCCGCCCTGAATCGCGCGTGGCTCGAAGCGCTCATGTCGACCGCGAACTCGCCGTCGGGCCTGTACGTCGTCCCCGAACCCGCCGATGAGGTCGTACCGCCCGAGTCGTTCGCCTGA
- a CDS encoding helix-turn-helix transcriptional regulator encodes MRRAIAHIEAHAREPLTLDDIAAAAGISTRGLQHAFRRALDMTPSEYLRRVRLDGAHAELRSVAPMSVTEVARRWGFSSASRFARYYRESYGRNPAQTARMF; translated from the coding sequence GTGCGTCGTGCGATCGCGCACATCGAAGCTCACGCCCGCGAGCCGCTCACCCTCGACGACATCGCCGCAGCAGCCGGGATCTCCACGCGCGGCCTTCAGCACGCCTTCCGTCGTGCACTCGACATGACGCCCAGCGAGTACCTGCGCCGCGTCCGGCTCGACGGGGCGCACGCGGAGCTGCGATCGGTGGCGCCGATGTCGGTGACCGAGGTAGCGCGGCGGTGGGGATTTTCGAGTGCGTCGCGCTTCGCGCGGTACTACCGCGAGAGCTATGGCCGCAACCCCGCGCAGACCGCCCGCATGTTCTGA